One Dehalococcoidia bacterium genomic window, CCGATCTTCGGGTAGAGCGTATCGGGCTACCTGACGAGTTCGTGGAGCATGGCCCTCAGGAAGTACTCCGTGCCAAATACGGTCTGGATGCCGACGGTATCGCCCAGCGGGTTATTTCGTCATTTCCCGAGCTCAGTCCTCCAATGAAAGTTAAAAATAGGTCAGGCCTTTAAGCAAACAGGGGTTCTTGCTTCATGAAGCCTTGCGTAAAATTCGTAAAAGGGAATCAGGTGCTACTTGCGCACCTGACTTTTTTATTTTACCGGGTGTTAGGCAGATTAATCTGATTATTAAAATCATGCCGATATATGAATCGAGTTAAAAATACTGAGAGCTATCATCGAGGCTTTGGCTTCGAAATCTAATCTCGACCTGAAGAAGTGAAAAAAACTAAACGAGTGTGAAAAATGAAACTGGCGATCACTGGAAAGGGAGGCGTGGGAAAGACCACACTGGCAAGCCTGCTGGCACGCCTCTACGCCGCTGAAGGAAAGGCTGTGCTGGCGATAGATGCGAACCCCGACGCCAATCTCGCATTGGCCCTCGGTCTCCCACCGGGTGAGGCGCGTCGCATCAGCCCCATCGCTGAGATGAAAGACCTGATAGAGGAGCGAACCGGAGCTAGGCCGGGGAGCGAGGCTCCCTTCTTCAAGCTCAACCCCAGGGTTGATGACATCCCTGAGCGGTTCTCGGCGAAAATAGATGGGATCAGGCTACTTATTATGGGCACGGTGAAGACTGGGGGAAGCGGTTGCATGTGCCCTGAGAGCGCTCTGCTTAAAAACCTGATAAGCCACCTCCTCCTAAGGGAGTCCGATGTGGTAATTATGGATATGGACGCTGGCGTGGAGCACCTCGGCCGGGGAACGGCACAGGCAATGGATGCCTTGATCATCGTCGTAGAGCCGGGGAGGAGGAGCATCCAAACGGCGGAGGCGATCGGGAGACTGGCGTCAGACCTGGGCATCAAGAGGTACTATGTCGTGGGTTCTAAAACTATTAGCGACGCCGACCGCCGTTTTATTACCAAGAGCTTGCCCGATTTTGAGGTGCTCGGCTTTATAGGTTACAGCCCAAAGATCAGGGAGGCCGATCTGAGCGGGGTGAGCATCTTCGATGCTGACCCGGAGGTAGTGGCGGAGGTGAGAAGCATAAAGGAAAGGCTAGAGCGCAAGGAGGCGAAATGAATAAAAAAACCGTCAGGGACATCGATGTCAGCGGGAAGAGGGTTCTGGTCCGAGCTGACCTCAACATTCCATTGGATGAGGAGACCGGAGCAATCAGCGATGACACCCGCATTCGAGCAGTAATTCCCACTATACGATATCTCATCGATAGGAAGGCGCGGGTGATCCTCTGCTCTCACTTGGGGCGTCCCGAGGGAAAGGTAGTCGATGAGCTGAGGCTAGCTTCGGTTGCCGGGCGACTCTCCGAGATTCTAGGATCGCCGGTGGAGATGGCAACGGATTGTATCGGCCCACAGGTGGAAGAAGTGGTGGGGAGGCTCAAAGAGGGAGATGTCCTCTTGCTGGAGAACCTTCGCTTTCACCCTGAGGAAGAGAAAAATGACCCCGGCTTCGCCAAAGCGCTGGCGCGACTGGCTGACATCTATGTAAATGATGCCTTCGGTACTGCCCACAGGGTACACGCCTCCACTGTGGGTGTCGCCGAGCATCTGCCCGCGGTCGCTGGTTTCCTCATGGAGAAAGAGATAGATGTTATGTATAAGGTGCTGAATGATCCAGTTCGTCCCTTCGCCGCTATCATCGGCGGAGCAAAGATAAACAGCAAAATCGGTGTTTTAGAGTATATACTGGATAAGGTGGATTCCCTGCTCATTGCTGGCGGCATGAGCTCCACCTTCCTAAGGGCTTTGAAATATGATGTCGGCCAGTCATCGGTGAAGGAGGATAAAGTGAGCTTGGCCCAGTCGCTGATGGAGAAAGCCGCCGAGAAGGGAGTTCATCTCCTTTTACCCAGCGATGTGGTGGTTGCCGATAGATTCGCCTCTGATGCCCGGTCCAGGACTGTGCCTATCGACAACGTGCCTGCCAGTTGGTATGTTATGGATATAGGGCCACGAACCATCGA contains:
- a CDS encoding phosphoglycerate kinase is translated as MNKKTVRDIDVSGKRVLVRADLNIPLDEETGAISDDTRIRAVIPTIRYLIDRKARVILCSHLGRPEGKVVDELRLASVAGRLSEILGSPVEMATDCIGPQVEEVVGRLKEGDVLLLENLRFHPEEEKNDPGFAKALARLADIYVNDAFGTAHRVHASTVGVAEHLPAVAGFLMEKEIDVMYKVLNDPVRPFAAIIGGAKINSKIGVLEYILDKVDSLLIAGGMSSTFLRALKYDVGQSSVKEDKVSLAQSLMEKAAEKGVHLLLPSDVVVADRFASDARSRTVPIDNVPASWYVMDIGPRTIELFEAKLRKSKTIIWNGPVGVFEFPKFSKGTEAMANLLAGLDATTIIGGGSTAEAVVEMGFAGKITHVSTGGGASLKFLEGKTLPGVEVLQDKENG
- a CDS encoding carbon monoxide dehydrogenase accessory protein CooC codes for the protein MKLAITGKGGVGKTTLASLLARLYAAEGKAVLAIDANPDANLALALGLPPGEARRISPIAEMKDLIEERTGARPGSEAPFFKLNPRVDDIPERFSAKIDGIRLLIMGTVKTGGSGCMCPESALLKNLISHLLLRESDVVIMDMDAGVEHLGRGTAQAMDALIIVVEPGRRSIQTAEAIGRLASDLGIKRYYVVGSKTISDADRRFITKSLPDFEVLGFIGYSPKIREADLSGVSIFDADPEVVAEVRSIKERLERKEAK